One genomic segment of Acinetobacter sp. C26M includes these proteins:
- a CDS encoding flagellar biosynthetic protein FliQ, with protein sequence MNQDQLLYLLKETLLTTALVAAPVLLAIMIIGLIVSILQVATQIQEMTLTFIPKLIVSVVVLLVLGSWMINHLRAFAIEMFLKAANF encoded by the coding sequence ATGAATCAAGACCAACTCTTATATTTATTAAAAGAAACATTATTAACAACAGCTTTGGTTGCTGCGCCTGTGTTATTGGCAATTATGATCATTGGGCTTATTGTCAGTATTCTGCAAGTTGCGACACAAATTCAAGAAATGACCTTAACCTTTATTCCTAAATTAATTGTTTCTGTGGTTGTGCTGTTAGTTCTAGGAAGTTGGATGATCAATCATTTACGCGCCTTTGCAATAGAGATGTTTCTTAAAGCAGCTAATTTTTAA
- a CDS encoding tetratricopeptide repeat protein: protein MNEFLSPFDADETLKLAIHASEHGDAHSAIRYLTELLNVQPEHGAACYFLAMQYAEIGLFERAITTLQHAIKINPTFDIAQFQLGLLHLQTQQTLQAEQLFSSLSLSSHDPALAAFSLGYLALFKEQTSDAIHHFQEGIAVCSNDALNNDIKRVIAQVEHAAASAPLVAPTTNATETPQANNFTQTKAESTNAPTEQKKLTGFLGAYLDTIDDENGPH from the coding sequence ATGAATGAATTTTTATCCCCTTTCGATGCAGATGAAACACTCAAGCTTGCTATTCATGCCAGTGAACATGGAGATGCTCACTCTGCAATTCGTTATTTAACTGAATTATTAAATGTTCAACCAGAACATGGCGCTGCTTGTTATTTTCTAGCCATGCAATATGCAGAAATTGGGTTATTTGAACGTGCAATTACCACCCTACAACATGCAATAAAAATCAATCCAACTTTTGATATTGCTCAGTTCCAACTTGGTCTATTGCATCTACAAACCCAACAGACGCTGCAAGCAGAGCAACTTTTTAGCAGTTTGTCATTGAGTTCACACGATCCCGCGCTTGCAGCTTTTTCTCTTGGTTATTTAGCCCTGTTTAAAGAGCAAACTAGTGACGCAATTCATCATTTCCAAGAAGGGATTGCAGTTTGTTCTAATGATGCACTGAACAATGATATTAAACGTGTCATTGCACAAGTTGAGCATGCAGCTGCTAGCGCACCGCTCGTTGCACCTACAACGAATGCTACAGAGACTCCACAGGCAAATAACTTCACTCAAACTAAAGCTGAATCTACGAATGCACCAACCGAGCAGAAAAAGCTCACTGGCTTTTTAGGTGCGTACCTAGATACGATTGATGATGAAAATGGGCCACATTAA
- a CDS encoding flagellar biosynthetic protein FliR, producing MFGFLEFTTVLLLSLRLLPLFVVMPINVFSKAPLLFRLIIVLALAIIMAGLVPIDVKILTISLVLSEFLLGVVIAFSFHTAFASLDLVGKLLDLQIGINTAGIFNPSSSHLGGVISDLLIAIACVLFFILDLHYTLLQGLVALFKIVPLGTFDFHLLNIKKLISVMGAQFIFAFIILLPVILGVWLVDLAFAVMSRSMPQANIYFLALPVKFVVGLMLLMFSMPMIVQNIPRLFEQPLKLILS from the coding sequence ATGTTTGGCTTTTTAGAATTTACAACGGTCTTGTTATTGTCCTTACGCTTGTTACCTCTTTTTGTGGTTATGCCGATAAATGTATTTAGCAAAGCCCCCTTACTTTTTAGGTTAATCATTGTATTAGCGCTTGCAATTATCATGGCTGGTTTAGTGCCAATTGATGTGAAAATTTTAACAATTTCATTGGTTTTAAGTGAATTTTTATTAGGTGTTGTCATTGCTTTTAGCTTTCACACTGCATTTGCAAGCTTGGATTTGGTTGGGAAATTGCTAGATTTACAAATCGGGATCAATACGGCTGGTATCTTTAACCCCTCTTCGAGCCATTTAGGAGGCGTTATTTCTGATCTCTTAATTGCAATTGCCTGCGTTTTATTTTTTATACTCGATTTGCATTATACCTTGTTACAAGGTTTGGTTGCATTATTCAAAATAGTGCCTTTAGGTACATTTGATTTTCATTTGCTTAATATAAAGAAATTGATTTCTGTCATGGGGGCGCAGTTCATTTTCGCATTCATTATCTTACTTCCTGTCATACTCGGTGTTTGGTTAGTTGATTTGGCTTTTGCAGTCATGTCTAGATCAATGCCACAAGCCAATATTTACTTCTTGGCGCTCCCTGTTAAATTTGTTGTAGGACTAATGCTGCTCATGTTCAGTATGCCAATGATTGTTCAAAATATTCCTCGACTTTTTGAACAACCCTTGAAGCTTATTTTGTCTTAA
- a CDS encoding SMI1/KNR4 family protein, whose amino-acid sequence MSIDDLVKEMLPPKEPSEVPNNLNNQLWDTIESKLGLVIPNDYKEFIQIYGSGSIDSFLTIFNPFSENININLIDQLYVQSEVYKDLKSYGEEVPYDFFPLKNGILPFGMTDNGDVLFWQVNDLPKEWNVIINEARSSNWDVLKISMTDFLLGILQRKVVCNFFPSTFPSKEPSFEQF is encoded by the coding sequence ATGAGTATTGATGATCTTGTAAAAGAAATGCTACCGCCAAAGGAACCATCAGAGGTTCCTAATAACCTTAATAATCAATTATGGGATACGATAGAGAGTAAGTTAGGATTAGTAATACCAAATGACTATAAGGAATTTATACAGATTTATGGGTCTGGTTCCATTGATAGTTTTTTAACAATTTTTAATCCATTTTCAGAGAATATAAATATTAATCTAATTGATCAATTGTATGTTCAATCAGAAGTTTATAAAGATCTAAAATCATATGGAGAGGAGGTTCCTTATGATTTCTTCCCTTTAAAAAATGGTATTTTACCATTTGGTATGACTGATAATGGGGATGTGCTTTTTTGGCAAGTAAATGATCTTCCAAAAGAATGGAATGTTATTATAAATGAAGCTCGTTCATCCAATTGGGATGTATTAAAAATATCTATGACTGATTTTCTACTCGGGATTTTGCAGCGAAAAGTAGTTTGTAATTTTTTCCCTTCCACTTTTCCGAGTAAAGAACCTAGTTTTGAACAATTTTAG
- a CDS encoding tetratricopeptide repeat protein, whose translation MTAITPSDSSSQLQRWLGFLEQDPKNTHLITSILELSLAENQVDTLKRMLVHIQTQNIHEPQVSSLASLVCLQLGKFQDAIIFGEHALETGSANATVVHNLAYAQLYLGEYKKAQQLLEPLIATATTLNADTYVLYAKVMHHLEQPEDAISALQKAIALNPLHAEALGNLALLQYEIDHNLSDYSEAKETAQKALTIAPFQLEALLALAEIQLNDRNISDAHNNFNLILEHHPQSGRAWSGLGQLEFYETNIDQAEKYLLKAVEYMKDHVGTWQVLGWCYVLKNNIEQAAWAFEIALPLNTEFADSYGGIAVVEAMRHNTVAAKQWIKKAFELDEHSMAATFAEYVLLNNQGSSEAAQQKMNSILIRRAPSSDRSGQTLVNEWLAQHSDFPKHLN comes from the coding sequence ATGACAGCAATTACTCCATCAGATTCTTCGAGTCAACTTCAAAGATGGCTTGGTTTTTTAGAACAAGATCCTAAAAACACTCATTTAATTACATCAATTCTTGAACTAAGTTTGGCCGAAAATCAGGTTGATACGCTCAAGCGAATGTTAGTGCATATTCAAACTCAAAATATTCATGAGCCTCAAGTAAGTAGTCTAGCCAGCTTGGTTTGTTTACAACTAGGTAAATTTCAGGATGCTATTATTTTTGGGGAGCATGCGCTAGAGACTGGATCCGCAAATGCAACCGTTGTTCACAATCTTGCATATGCTCAGCTTTACTTAGGCGAATACAAAAAAGCTCAACAGCTCTTAGAGCCATTAATCGCAACCGCGACAACACTCAATGCCGATACTTATGTTCTCTACGCAAAAGTGATGCATCATTTAGAACAACCAGAAGACGCAATTTCAGCACTTCAAAAAGCAATTGCATTAAACCCACTACATGCAGAAGCATTAGGAAATCTGGCTTTACTCCAATACGAAATAGATCATAATCTTTCCGACTATTCAGAAGCCAAAGAAACAGCACAAAAGGCGCTCACTATTGCACCCTTTCAGCTTGAAGCATTATTAGCTTTGGCTGAAATTCAATTGAATGACCGTAACATCTCCGATGCTCACAATAATTTTAATTTGATTTTAGAGCATCACCCTCAATCAGGGCGGGCATGGTCTGGTTTAGGCCAACTTGAGTTCTATGAAACCAATATTGATCAGGCTGAAAAATACCTACTTAAAGCTGTTGAATATATGAAAGATCACGTCGGTACGTGGCAAGTCTTGGGTTGGTGTTATGTTCTCAAAAATAATATTGAGCAAGCAGCTTGGGCATTTGAAATTGCATTACCTCTCAATACCGAATTTGCAGATAGTTATGGTGGCATCGCTGTTGTTGAAGCCATGCGCCATAATACGGTAGCAGCAAAACAATGGATCAAAAAAGCTTTTGAGCTAGATGAACATAGTATGGCAGCAACATTCGCTGAATATGTTTTACTGAATAATCAGGGATCATCTGAAGCTGCTCAACAAAAGATGAATAGTATCTTGATCAGAAGAGCACCAAGTAGTGATCGCTCTGGACAAACGCTTGTCAATGAATGGCTAGCTCAGCATTCTGATTTTCCAAAACACTTAAATTAA